A region from the Naumannella halotolerans genome encodes:
- a CDS encoding ABC-F family ATP-binding cassette domain-containing protein, with protein sequence MGHVELSGIGYDLPDGRPLLRDVGFRVADGAKVALVGANGAGKSTLLRMVSGELDPQEGTVSRSGGLGVMRQSVAHGSTDVRELLISVAPPRIRSAARAVDELELRLMDHDDEATQLRYATTLAEYADAGGYDLEVIWDACCTAALGVGFDKVRWRELATLSGGEQKRLVLEALLRGPDEVLLLDEPDNYLDVPGKEWLEERLQTSPKTVLFVSHDRELMARVATRVVTVELGAAGNTAWVHPGGFGSYHEARRQRFARLEELRRRWDEEHRKIKDLVMMYKTKAAFNDGLASRYKAAQTRLAKFEEAGPPQAIPREQQVNVRFRGGRTAKRAVIAEQLELTGLMHPFDAEIWFGERVAVLGSNGSGKSHFLRLLAGGGSDPEPEHRPVGEFEVRPVAHTGRVRLGARVRPGWFVQTHDHPELIGRSLLEILHRGDDHRRGMPREEASRKLDRYELAGSAEQKFESLSGGQQARFQILLLELSGATLLLLDEPTDNLDVQSAEALEEGLAGFEGTVIAVTHDRWFARDFDRFLIFGADGLVTAADEPVWHEARVDRAR encoded by the coding sequence GTGGGACATGTGGAGCTGAGCGGTATCGGATACGACCTGCCCGACGGGCGTCCATTGCTGCGCGATGTCGGCTTCCGGGTCGCCGACGGTGCGAAGGTGGCGCTGGTCGGTGCCAATGGTGCCGGCAAGTCCACCTTGTTGCGGATGGTCAGCGGTGAGCTGGATCCGCAGGAGGGTACGGTCTCGCGCTCCGGCGGCCTGGGGGTGATGCGGCAGTCGGTGGCCCACGGGTCGACCGATGTGCGCGAACTGCTGATCTCGGTGGCACCGCCCCGGATCCGCTCGGCCGCCCGGGCGGTGGACGAACTGGAACTGCGATTGATGGACCACGACGACGAGGCGACCCAGCTGCGCTATGCCACCACCCTGGCCGAATACGCCGACGCCGGCGGGTACGACTTGGAGGTCATCTGGGATGCCTGTTGCACCGCCGCACTGGGTGTCGGTTTCGACAAGGTGCGCTGGCGTGAACTGGCGACCCTGTCCGGTGGTGAGCAGAAGCGGTTGGTGCTGGAGGCATTGCTGCGCGGCCCCGATGAGGTGCTGCTGCTCGATGAACCGGACAACTATCTCGACGTACCGGGCAAGGAATGGCTGGAGGAACGGCTGCAGACCTCGCCGAAGACCGTGCTCTTCGTCAGTCACGATCGGGAGCTGATGGCCCGGGTGGCGACTCGGGTGGTGACGGTCGAACTCGGCGCGGCGGGCAACACCGCCTGGGTGCATCCGGGCGGGTTCGGGTCCTATCACGAGGCCCGCCGGCAGCGTTTCGCCCGGCTGGAGGAACTGCGGCGGCGCTGGGACGAGGAGCATCGCAAGATCAAGGATCTGGTGATGATGTACAAGACGAAGGCCGCCTTCAACGACGGCCTGGCGTCGCGCTACAAGGCCGCGCAGACCCGATTGGCGAAGTTCGAGGAGGCCGGTCCGCCGCAGGCGATCCCGCGCGAGCAGCAGGTGAACGTGCGTTTCCGCGGTGGTCGTACAGCGAAACGGGCAGTGATCGCCGAGCAACTGGAGCTCACGGGGTTGATGCACCCCTTCGATGCCGAGATCTGGTTCGGCGAACGGGTGGCGGTGCTGGGCTCGAACGGGTCCGGCAAGTCACACTTCCTGCGCCTGCTGGCCGGCGGTGGCAGTGACCCCGAACCGGAGCACCGACCGGTCGGTGAGTTCGAGGTGAGACCGGTGGCCCACACCGGGCGGGTACGTCTGGGTGCGCGGGTCCGACCGGGATGGTTCGTGCAGACCCATGATCATCCGGAGTTGATCGGCCGCAGCCTGCTGGAGATCCTGCACCGCGGTGATGATCATCGCCGGGGTATGCCACGGGAGGAGGCCTCCCGCAAACTCGATCGCTACGAACTGGCCGGCAGTGCCGAGCAGAAGTTCGAGTCGCTGTCCGGTGGGCAGCAGGCACGGTTCCAGATCCTGCTGCTGGAGCTGTCCGGGGCGACACTGTTGCTGCTCGACGAGCCGACCGACAACCTCGACGTGCAGTCGGCCGAGGCACTGGAGGAGGGTCTCGCCGGTTTCGAGGGTACGGTCATCGCGGTCACCCATGATCGCTGGTTCGCCCGCGATTTCGACCGGTTCCTGATCTTCGGCGCCGACGGGTTGGTGACCGCCGCCGACGAGCCGGTCTGGCACGAGGCCCGGGTGGACCGAGCGCGCTGA
- a CDS encoding AAA family ATPase: MVVEPPAAVDPGPRRIGIAELPDRLSGARVIIIDGRSGSGKTQLADRLAERFGARVVHLDDLYEGWDGLGAGQRYLVEKIITPLLQGRAARWQSWNWATDRRDRWHRIEPGERLIIEGCGSLTSQTLPLAQATVWLAASEAVRRARARRRDGDDWWWEQWAGQELEHLRANRPESLAELLVDTDLAP, encoded by the coding sequence ATGGTTGTCGAACCGCCTGCTGCCGTGGACCCGGGGCCACGCAGGATCGGGATCGCCGAATTGCCCGATCGGCTGTCCGGGGCGCGGGTGATCATCATCGACGGCCGCTCGGGGTCGGGCAAGACCCAGCTCGCCGATCGGTTGGCCGAGAGGTTCGGTGCCCGGGTGGTGCACCTGGACGATCTGTACGAGGGCTGGGACGGCCTGGGCGCCGGTCAGCGGTATCTGGTGGAGAAGATCATCACCCCGCTGCTGCAGGGGCGGGCCGCCCGCTGGCAGTCCTGGAACTGGGCGACTGATCGGCGCGACCGGTGGCACCGGATCGAACCGGGCGAGCGGTTGATCATCGAAGGCTGCGGCTCCCTGACATCGCAGACGCTGCCACTGGCCCAGGCAACGGTGTGGCTGGCGGCCTCCGAGGCGGTACGCCGTGCCCGGGCCAGGCGACGCGACGGCGACGACTGGTGGTGGGAGCAGTGGGCCGGCCAGGAGCTCGAACATCTGCGCGCCAACCGCCCCGAATCCCTGGCCGAGCTGTTGGTCGACACCGATCTGGCTCCATGA
- a CDS encoding BlaI/MecI/CopY family transcriptional regulator, which yields MTATQPPANAGRTRSTGALESSVLGILWQSLAELSVREVQAQLSAPRPSYSAVMTVLSRLEEKGQVARTTLSPRKIKFHPVRSESDHLAEQLLAILDRARDRQALLAGFAAALSPSEKATLRAALD from the coding sequence ATGACCGCAACGCAGCCGCCGGCCAATGCCGGACGCACCCGCTCCACCGGGGCGCTGGAGTCCTCGGTCCTCGGCATCTTGTGGCAGTCCCTGGCGGAGTTGAGCGTCCGCGAGGTCCAGGCACAACTGTCCGCCCCCCGTCCCAGCTACTCCGCGGTGATGACGGTGCTGTCCCGGCTGGAGGAGAAGGGCCAGGTCGCCCGGACCACGCTGTCCCCGCGCAAGATCAAGTTCCATCCGGTCCGCTCGGAGAGCGATCACCTCGCCGAGCAGTTGCTGGCGATCCTCGACCGGGCCCGTGATCGGCAGGCGTTGCTTGCCGGTTTCGCCGCGGCGCTCTCCCCGTCGGAGAAGGCCACGCTGCGCGCAGCGCTCGACTGA
- a CDS encoding ECF transporter S component: protein MSTRPTQSPTDSSTTRDRRRPTSYRWRVVDIVVAAVLGVATGLIFVAWNVVGYAWFTAMDALTPGIGGIAVGIWLLGGVLGGLIIRKPGAALFVELLASVVSMLLGSQWSIETVYSGIAQGLGAELIFAIFAYRRFGLVVAALAGMGAAAGAFVLELFVSGNLAKSPEFLVIYLVCLLISGAILAGLIGWLLTRALAATGVLDRFAAGREVRKLS, encoded by the coding sequence ATGTCCACCAGGCCCACCCAGAGTCCCACCGATTCCTCGACCACCCGGGACCGACGACGTCCCACCTCCTACCGCTGGCGGGTGGTCGACATCGTGGTCGCCGCCGTACTCGGCGTCGCCACGGGTTTGATCTTCGTGGCCTGGAACGTCGTCGGCTACGCGTGGTTCACCGCCATGGACGCCCTGACCCCCGGCATCGGCGGCATCGCCGTCGGCATCTGGCTGCTCGGCGGCGTGCTCGGCGGGCTGATCATCCGCAAACCCGGCGCGGCGCTGTTCGTCGAACTGCTGGCCTCGGTGGTCTCCATGCTGCTGGGCAGCCAGTGGTCGATCGAGACCGTCTACTCCGGGATCGCCCAGGGTCTCGGTGCGGAGTTGATCTTCGCGATCTTCGCCTATCGTCGGTTCGGGCTGGTGGTCGCGGCGCTGGCCGGTATGGGTGCCGCGGCCGGCGCCTTCGTGCTGGAACTCTTCGTCTCCGGCAACCTGGCGAAGTCGCCGGAGTTCTTGGTGATCTACCTGGTCTGCCTGTTGATCTCCGGCGCGATCCTGGCCGGACTCATCGGTTGGCTGCTCACCAGGGCATTGGCCGCCACCGGGGTGCTGGACCGGTTCGCCGCCGGTCGGGAGGTACGCAAACTCTCATGA
- a CDS encoding energy-coupling factor transporter transmembrane component T family protein — protein MSAAVADTAPRRTWPDTVNPVTGFVAAVLYTIPMLTTIDAVSAAVALVSWLILFAVAGIGPRTIIRRSWPLFIAAPVSAISMLLYAAPGGQVYAQFLLAVISDNSIELALAIGLRVLAVGVPTLVALGGIDPTRLADALGQVARLPARFVLGALAGVRLFGVLGEDWRQLALARRARGLGDDGRIRRAFSLAFSLLVIALRRGEGLATAMEARGFGVGERTWARPSSLGRADLVLVLVALAVAAVSIGAGIASGSYRLLGA, from the coding sequence ATGAGCGCCGCTGTCGCCGACACCGCGCCCCGGCGGACCTGGCCGGACACGGTGAACCCGGTCACCGGTTTCGTCGCCGCCGTGCTCTACACGATCCCGATGCTGACCACCATCGATGCAGTCAGTGCCGCGGTGGCCCTGGTCAGCTGGTTGATCTTGTTCGCCGTCGCCGGGATCGGCCCGCGGACGATCATCCGTCGCAGCTGGCCGTTGTTCATCGCTGCACCGGTGAGCGCGATCAGCATGCTGCTGTACGCCGCACCGGGCGGACAGGTGTATGCGCAGTTCCTGCTGGCGGTGATCAGCGACAACTCGATCGAACTGGCGCTGGCCATCGGACTACGGGTGCTGGCAGTGGGCGTACCGACCCTGGTCGCCCTCGGCGGTATCGACCCGACCCGGCTCGCCGACGCCCTCGGCCAGGTGGCCCGACTGCCTGCCCGGTTCGTGCTCGGGGCGCTGGCCGGGGTACGGCTGTTCGGTGTGCTCGGGGAGGACTGGCGGCAACTGGCGCTCGCCCGTCGTGCCCGCGGCCTGGGCGATGACGGGCGAATCCGGCGCGCGTTCTCCCTGGCCTTCTCGCTGCTGGTGATCGCCTTGCGGCGGGGTGAGGGACTGGCGACCGCCATGGAGGCGCGGGGGTTCGGCGTCGGGGAGCGGACCTGGGCCCGGCCGTCGTCGCTCGGGCGCGCCGATCTGGTGTTGGTGCTGGTGGCGCTCGCCGTGGCGGCGGTGTCGATCGGCGCCGGCATCGCGTCCGGCAGCTACCGGCTGTTGGGGGCCTGA
- a CDS encoding ABC transporter ATP-binding protein, producing the protein MSIRAHQVPGTRTGARIDLTDWGWRHGSRRRPALAGVDLRIEPGERVLLLGPSGAGKSTLLAGLAGVLGGPDEGEESGSILVDGQRPDPGAGRTGLVLQDPQANTILSRVGDDVAFGCENLGIERSEIWRRVSAALEAVGLDLPLDRSTEALSGGQRQRLALAGVLAMQPGLLLLDEPTANLDPDGVIEVRDAVDRLLADRSATLVVVEHRVSTWLPVVDRIVVLEPAGGVIAEGPPDRVLAAEGEQLAARGVWVPGVPLSIDRRPRSTASGGPGRANPVPLLQATELVSGRDGVGVHDPVEVSLDAGRSTVITGVNGAGKSTLGFTLAGLLPPVAGTAVATAQLRAEGEVVDRSRTRWFERRRPIGPDPARWRARELATRIGVVFQQPGHQFVTATVSDEIAVGLRAVRTGPEEIRTRVAELLAELGLESLAGANPFTLSGGEQRRLSVATVLATAPRLILLDEPTFGQDRLTWQSMLRLIIALVDGRGCAVVSITHDADLIDVLGDQILRLGPADGTP; encoded by the coding sequence ATGAGTATTCGCGCCCATCAGGTACCCGGCACCCGCACCGGTGCCCGGATCGACCTCACCGACTGGGGCTGGCGGCACGGTTCCCGACGTCGCCCCGCCTTGGCCGGGGTGGACCTGCGGATCGAACCGGGGGAGCGGGTGCTGCTCCTGGGGCCTTCGGGGGCGGGCAAGTCGACCCTGCTGGCCGGCCTGGCCGGGGTGCTCGGCGGGCCCGACGAGGGGGAGGAGAGCGGTTCGATCCTGGTCGACGGGCAGCGACCCGATCCGGGAGCCGGGCGGACCGGGCTGGTCCTGCAGGATCCGCAGGCGAACACCATCCTCTCCCGGGTCGGGGATGACGTCGCCTTCGGTTGCGAGAACCTGGGCATCGAGCGCTCCGAGATCTGGCGTCGGGTGTCGGCGGCACTGGAGGCTGTCGGGCTCGACCTGCCGCTGGATCGTTCCACCGAGGCGTTGTCCGGCGGACAACGGCAGCGGCTCGCGCTGGCCGGGGTGCTGGCCATGCAGCCCGGTCTGCTGCTGCTCGACGAACCGACCGCGAACCTGGATCCCGACGGGGTGATCGAGGTACGCGATGCCGTCGACCGCCTGTTGGCCGATCGCTCTGCCACCCTGGTGGTGGTCGAGCACCGGGTGAGTACCTGGCTGCCGGTGGTCGATCGGATCGTCGTCCTCGAACCGGCCGGTGGGGTGATCGCCGAGGGGCCGCCGGATCGGGTGCTGGCCGCCGAGGGTGAACAGCTGGCCGCCCGCGGGGTCTGGGTGCCCGGAGTGCCGTTGTCGATCGACCGCCGACCCCGCTCGACAGCCTCCGGTGGCCCCGGCCGGGCGAACCCGGTGCCCTTGCTGCAGGCCACCGAGCTGGTGTCGGGACGCGATGGCGTGGGGGTGCACGACCCGGTCGAGGTGAGTCTCGACGCCGGCCGGTCGACCGTGATCACCGGGGTGAACGGTGCCGGCAAGTCCACCCTCGGTTTCACCCTGGCCGGGTTGTTGCCGCCGGTCGCCGGAACCGCCGTGGCCACCGCGCAGCTGCGTGCCGAAGGGGAGGTCGTCGACCGCTCCCGGACACGATGGTTCGAGCGCCGGCGCCCGATCGGTCCGGACCCGGCCCGCTGGCGGGCCCGGGAGCTGGCCACCCGGATCGGGGTGGTCTTCCAGCAGCCCGGCCACCAGTTCGTCACCGCCACGGTCTCGGACGAGATCGCCGTCGGCCTGCGGGCGGTGCGGACCGGACCGGAGGAGATCCGTACCCGGGTGGCGGAGTTGTTGGCCGAGCTGGGCCTGGAATCGCTGGCCGGGGCGAACCCGTTCACCCTCTCCGGCGGGGAGCAGCGCCGATTGTCGGTGGCCACCGTGCTCGCCACCGCTCCGCGGTTGATCCTGCTCGACGAACCGACCTTCGGTCAGGATCGGCTGACCTGGCAGTCGATGCTGCGGTTGATCATCGCGCTGGTGGACGGGCGCGGTTGCGCGGTGGTCTCGATCACCCATGATGCAGACCTGATCGACGTCCTCGGTGATCAGATCCTGCGGCTCGGACCCGCGGACGGTACGCCATGA
- a CDS encoding heavy metal-responsive transcriptional regulator has protein sequence MRIGEVSERTGVATSTIRYYEDQGLLPAPSRTASGYRDYGDRAVSRIRFVRQGQAAGLQLDEIAEILAIHDSGRAPCCRVTDLLQDRLSKVEQQIADLQALQANIRGLIGRAADDPEAGNAEAEICWLIEGTEPAPTSTAH, from the coding sequence GTGCGGATCGGCGAGGTCAGTGAACGTACCGGGGTGGCGACCTCGACCATCCGGTACTACGAGGATCAGGGTTTGTTGCCCGCGCCGTCGAGGACGGCGAGTGGTTATCGCGACTACGGCGATCGTGCGGTGTCGCGGATCCGTTTCGTCCGCCAGGGGCAGGCGGCCGGGTTGCAGCTGGACGAGATCGCCGAGATCCTGGCGATCCATGACAGCGGCCGGGCGCCCTGTTGTCGGGTGACCGACCTGTTGCAGGACAGACTCAGCAAGGTCGAACAGCAGATCGCCGACCTGCAGGCCCTGCAGGCCAACATCCGCGGACTGATCGGACGGGCCGCCGACGATCCGGAGGCAGGCAATGCCGAGGCCGAGATCTGCTGGCTGATCGAGGGCACCGAGCCCGCGCCGACCTCGACGGCGCACTGA
- a CDS encoding NAD-dependent succinate-semialdehyde dehydrogenase: MSEYQVQNPATGEVVEEFPTATDEQIRDALERSHKAYLSWRDTPVEERTAVLRRVAEIYTERAEELAGIIGLEMGKAVPEGVAEVKICNRIYNYFADNAAAFIEDELLRGPAGDDQAYLLRKPVGSLLGIMPWNFPYYQVARFAAPNLALGNTIILKHAPQCPRSAAMMEQIFVDAGLPADAYINVYATNDQVSEVILPSPLNQGVSLTGSERAGSAVAAAAGKNLKKVVLELGGSDPFVVLDTDDIDATVETMFGTRMGNNGQACNSPKRMIIMDDIYDEVATKIAEKAKALIPADPYADPGKLSPLSSISAAERFVGQVEETVKDGATVLAGGERIEGPGAYVQPVVLTDVKKGNAGYYDELFGPAFMLFRVADDDEAVTLANDTPFGLGSAVFATDRGRAEKVADRLEAGMVYINTPEASREFLPFGGVKRSGIGRELGPLAMDEFCNKQMVYKKA; the protein is encoded by the coding sequence ATGTCGGAGTATCAGGTACAGAACCCAGCCACCGGAGAGGTGGTCGAGGAGTTCCCGACGGCGACCGATGAGCAGATCCGGGATGCGCTCGAGCGCTCCCACAAGGCCTATCTCTCCTGGCGGGACACGCCGGTCGAGGAACGGACCGCGGTCCTGCGCCGGGTGGCCGAGATCTACACCGAGCGGGCGGAGGAACTGGCCGGGATCATCGGTCTGGAGATGGGCAAGGCCGTCCCCGAGGGCGTCGCTGAGGTGAAGATCTGCAACCGGATCTACAACTACTTCGCCGACAATGCGGCGGCCTTCATCGAGGACGAGCTGCTGCGCGGGCCGGCCGGGGACGACCAGGCGTACCTGCTCCGCAAGCCGGTGGGTTCGCTGCTCGGGATCATGCCGTGGAACTTCCCCTACTACCAGGTTGCGCGATTCGCCGCTCCGAACCTGGCCCTGGGGAACACGATCATCCTGAAGCACGCCCCGCAGTGTCCCCGGTCGGCGGCAATGATGGAGCAGATCTTCGTCGACGCCGGTTTGCCGGCCGATGCCTACATCAATGTCTATGCCACCAATGACCAGGTGTCCGAGGTCATCCTGCCCAGCCCGCTGAACCAGGGGGTCTCGCTGACCGGATCCGAGCGGGCCGGATCAGCTGTCGCCGCCGCGGCCGGGAAGAACCTGAAGAAGGTGGTGCTCGAACTCGGCGGCTCCGACCCCTTCGTCGTGCTGGACACCGATGACATCGACGCCACCGTCGAGACGATGTTCGGTACGCGAATGGGCAACAACGGCCAGGCCTGCAACTCGCCCAAGCGAATGATCATCATGGATGACATCTACGACGAGGTGGCGACCAAGATCGCCGAAAAGGCGAAGGCGCTGATCCCCGCCGACCCCTACGCCGATCCGGGCAAGCTGTCCCCGCTGTCCAGCATCTCGGCCGCCGAGCGGTTCGTCGGCCAGGTCGAGGAGACGGTGAAGGACGGGGCGACGGTGCTCGCCGGCGGGGAGCGGATCGAGGGCCCGGGTGCCTATGTGCAACCGGTCGTGCTGACCGATGTGAAGAAAGGCAATGCCGGCTACTACGATGAGCTGTTCGGCCCGGCCTTCATGTTGTTCCGGGTCGCCGACGACGACGAAGCCGTCACCCTGGCCAATGACACCCCCTTCGGGCTGGGGTCGGCGGTCTTCGCCACCGACCGCGGACGTGCGGAGAAGGTCGCCGACCGGCTGGAGGCCGGCATGGTGTACATCAACACCCCGGAGGCCTCCCGCGAGTTCCTGCCGTTCGGCGGGGTCAAGCGCTCCGGTATCGGTCGTGAACTGGGCCCGCTGGCCATGGACGAGTTCTGCAACAAGCAGATGGTCTACAAGAAGGCCTGA
- a CDS encoding glucose-1-phosphate adenylyltransferase family protein, whose protein sequence is MAEKDAPRWGLRPLMIVQAGGQGSRMDVLTRERAKPALPFAGNHRLIDFPLSTAAGAGFSEVWVSDQYQSSSMDDYLAGGRPWDLDRNHGGFRRMSPQEGGGGSQIEGFAGGNAEDLFSLLDQIGVLDPDLLIVTSADSIYSFDLAGAMARHLASGAGCTVLTSHVGRSEAKQKMVVEVEKGREEGRVTSVAYKPSKASTGTVATEVFLYDPAVLKRTFARLVAKQAASAETELGDFGDQLLPELVRRKQVRAEPMTGYWKDVGRPQAYLQAHRDLLAGRVDVFSHPSRPILAPVTGGPAGLVSGNGSVENSMIGLGSVVRGRVVRSVLGPGVTVQAGALVQDSVLFGDTLVEAGAQVHTSIVDTGVTIGRKARVGQEPSGTRLSDDQICMIGKDSTIGRGAELSTGTRMEPGSTA, encoded by the coding sequence ATGGCTGAGAAGGACGCTCCGCGCTGGGGCCTGCGACCGTTGATGATCGTCCAGGCAGGAGGTCAGGGCAGTCGGATGGACGTGCTGACCCGGGAACGGGCGAAACCGGCGCTGCCCTTCGCCGGCAATCATCGCTTGATCGACTTCCCGCTCTCGACCGCCGCCGGTGCCGGGTTCAGCGAGGTCTGGGTGAGTGATCAGTACCAGTCCTCCTCGATGGACGACTACCTGGCCGGTGGCCGCCCCTGGGACCTCGATCGCAACCACGGTGGATTCCGCCGGATGTCGCCCCAGGAAGGCGGCGGGGGATCGCAGATCGAGGGTTTCGCCGGCGGCAATGCCGAGGACCTGTTCAGCCTGCTCGACCAGATCGGTGTCCTCGATCCCGATCTGTTGATCGTCACCTCCGCCGACAGCATCTACTCCTTCGATCTTGCCGGTGCGATGGCCCGTCATCTCGCCTCCGGCGCCGGTTGCACCGTCCTCACCTCGCACGTCGGTCGCAGCGAGGCGAAGCAGAAGATGGTGGTGGAGGTCGAGAAGGGCCGCGAGGAGGGCCGGGTGACCTCGGTCGCCTACAAACCCTCCAAGGCCTCCACCGGAACCGTCGCCACCGAGGTCTTCCTCTACGACCCGGCCGTCCTGAAGCGCACCTTCGCCCGGCTGGTCGCCAAGCAGGCAGCCTCGGCCGAGACGGAGCTGGGCGATTTCGGTGATCAACTGCTGCCCGAGTTGGTACGCCGCAAACAGGTACGGGCCGAGCCGATGACCGGATACTGGAAGGATGTCGGCCGCCCCCAGGCGTACCTGCAGGCCCACCGCGATCTGCTCGCCGGCCGGGTCGACGTGTTCTCCCACCCCTCCCGACCGATCCTGGCGCCGGTCACCGGTGGTCCGGCCGGGCTGGTCAGCGGTAACGGATCGGTCGAGAACTCGATGATCGGTCTCGGCAGCGTGGTACGCGGCCGGGTGGTGCGTTCGGTGCTGGGCCCGGGAGTCACCGTGCAAGCCGGGGCGCTGGTACAGGACAGTGTGCTGTTCGGTGACACCCTGGTGGAGGCCGGTGCGCAGGTGCACACCTCGATCGTCGACACCGGGGTGACCATCGGGCGCAAGGCGCGGGTCGGGCAGGAACCCTCCGGTACCCGACTCAGCGACGACCAGATCTGCATGATCGGCAAGGATTCCACGATCGGTCGCGGCGCCGAACTGTCCACGGGTACGCGGATGGAACCCGGCTCGACCGCCTGA